In the genome of Salinispirillum sp. LH 10-3-1, one region contains:
- a CDS encoding acyl-CoA dehydrogenase family protein — protein MDFNLNDDQRAFVESARQFSEAELAPMAAEWDRDHVFPVDVIRKAADMGFCGLYTPEDQGGLGLSRLDSSLIFEQLSMGCTSTTAYLTIHNMVTWMIASFGNDATRAHWVADMVSGERLGSYCLTEPGAGSDAASLRTKATRDGDDYVLNGSKMFISGAGSTDVLVVMARTGGEGPKGISAIVVPADAEGVVYGKAEEKMGWNSQPTRLVTFENVRVPVANRLGEEGEGFTFAMKGLDGGRINIATCSIGTAQQAINEAKAYIQERTQFGRSLDQFQTVQFKLADMVTELAAARQLVRLAAFKLDQQDPEASAYCAMAKRYATDVGFQVCDDALQLFGGYGYIKEYPMERHVRDTRVHRILEGTNEIMRLIIARRVLAEGAGAF, from the coding sequence GTGGATTTTAATCTGAATGACGACCAGAGAGCCTTTGTTGAGAGTGCTCGGCAGTTTTCCGAGGCGGAACTGGCACCCATGGCGGCGGAATGGGATCGTGACCATGTGTTTCCAGTGGATGTGATTCGCAAAGCCGCTGACATGGGTTTTTGTGGTCTGTACACGCCAGAGGACCAAGGTGGACTGGGGTTGTCGCGGCTGGATTCCAGTTTGATCTTCGAGCAACTGTCCATGGGCTGTACCTCTACCACAGCTTATCTCACCATTCACAATATGGTGACCTGGATGATTGCCAGCTTTGGCAATGACGCCACGCGCGCCCACTGGGTAGCCGATATGGTGAGCGGTGAGCGCTTAGGCTCTTATTGCTTGACCGAGCCTGGAGCCGGTTCGGATGCGGCATCGTTGCGCACCAAGGCCACCCGTGATGGCGATGACTATGTGCTGAACGGCTCGAAGATGTTCATTTCCGGGGCGGGTTCCACCGATGTGTTGGTGGTGATGGCGCGTACGGGTGGTGAAGGCCCGAAAGGCATTTCGGCCATCGTGGTTCCGGCCGACGCTGAAGGCGTTGTGTACGGCAAGGCGGAAGAAAAAATGGGCTGGAACAGCCAGCCGACGCGTTTGGTCACATTCGAAAACGTACGTGTACCTGTGGCGAATCGCTTGGGAGAAGAAGGCGAAGGCTTCACTTTTGCGATGAAAGGTTTGGATGGCGGGCGAATCAACATCGCCACCTGCTCCATTGGTACGGCGCAGCAGGCCATTAACGAAGCCAAGGCTTACATTCAGGAGCGCACGCAATTTGGGCGGTCACTCGACCAGTTTCAAACCGTGCAGTTCAAGCTGGCGGATATGGTGACCGAGCTTGCCGCGGCACGCCAACTGGTGCGCTTGGCAGCGTTCAAGCTGGATCAACAAGACCCGGAAGCCTCGGCGTATTGCGCCATGGCGAAGCGCTATGCGACCGATGTCGGATTCCAAGTTTGCGACGATGCGTTACAACTGTTCGGAGGTTACGGCTACATTAAAGAGTACCCCATGGAGCGCCATGTGCGTGATACGCGGGTGCATCGCATTTTGGAAGGCACCAACGAGATCATGCGTTTGATCATCGCACGGCGTGTGCTGGCCGAGGGTGCCGGAGCCTTTTAG
- a CDS encoding CoA-acylating methylmalonate-semialdehyde dehydrogenase: protein MAREIPLFIDGEFVSSQSTQQIPVTNPATQDVLCTVPCATPDEMERAIASAKTAFKTWKEVPVSERARVMLRYQALLKEHHDELAETLAQETGKTFEDAKGDIWRGIEVVEQAANVASGMMGETMENVARSIDGYSYIQPLGVCAGITPFNFPAMIPLWMFPMAIACGNTFVLKPSEQDPLTPNRLAELFNEAGAPAGVLQVVHGAKDQVDTLLTHPDIKAISFVGSVAVGQHVYRTGTQHLKRVQAFAGAKNHMVVMPDANKQQVINSLVGASVGAAGQRCMAISVAVFVGEAQAWIPELRDALAKVKPGIWSQPDSGFGPLISPQAKARVESLIDQGKKEGAECLLDGSGHSVEGYPNGNWVGPTLFSGVTADMTIYKEEIFGPVLSCMSADTLDDAIALVNANPYGNGTSIFTASGAAARKYQHEIEVGQVGINVPIPVPLPFFSFTGWKGSFYGDQHAYGKQAIRFYTETKTITARWFDSDIPAGEANMTIKLG from the coding sequence ATGGCTCGTGAGATCCCGCTATTTATCGACGGCGAATTTGTATCCAGCCAGTCGACACAACAAATTCCAGTTACCAATCCGGCCACTCAAGACGTGTTGTGTACTGTCCCTTGTGCGACCCCCGACGAGATGGAGCGGGCCATCGCCAGTGCAAAAACAGCTTTTAAAACGTGGAAGGAAGTGCCGGTCAGTGAACGCGCGCGCGTTATGCTGCGCTATCAGGCATTGTTAAAAGAACATCATGATGAGCTGGCAGAAACGCTGGCACAGGAAACCGGCAAAACGTTTGAAGACGCTAAGGGCGATATCTGGCGTGGCATTGAAGTAGTAGAACAAGCGGCCAATGTGGCTTCGGGCATGATGGGCGAAACCATGGAAAACGTGGCGCGCTCGATCGACGGTTATTCGTACATTCAGCCTTTAGGTGTTTGTGCGGGTATCACCCCGTTTAACTTTCCAGCCATGATCCCGCTTTGGATGTTCCCCATGGCGATTGCCTGCGGTAACACCTTCGTACTTAAGCCGTCTGAACAAGATCCTCTGACCCCTAACCGTCTGGCCGAGCTGTTCAACGAAGCCGGTGCGCCAGCCGGAGTGTTACAGGTTGTTCACGGGGCGAAAGACCAAGTGGATACGCTACTGACGCACCCGGACATTAAAGCCATTTCCTTCGTCGGCTCGGTCGCCGTAGGACAACACGTTTACCGCACCGGCACCCAGCATCTGAAGCGCGTGCAGGCGTTCGCGGGCGCCAAGAACCACATGGTGGTAATGCCTGACGCCAACAAGCAGCAGGTCATTAACAGTTTGGTCGGCGCCTCTGTCGGCGCAGCCGGACAACGTTGCATGGCGATTTCCGTGGCGGTGTTTGTTGGTGAGGCGCAAGCGTGGATACCCGAGTTGCGCGATGCGCTGGCGAAGGTTAAACCCGGCATTTGGAGCCAACCCGATTCTGGCTTTGGCCCATTGATCAGCCCGCAAGCCAAAGCGCGTGTTGAAAGCCTGATCGACCAAGGCAAAAAAGAAGGCGCGGAATGCTTATTAGATGGCAGCGGCCACAGTGTCGAAGGCTACCCTAACGGCAACTGGGTGGGGCCAACTTTGTTCAGCGGTGTGACCGCTGACATGACGATCTATAAAGAAGAGATTTTCGGGCCGGTTCTTTCATGCATGTCGGCAGACACGCTGGACGACGCCATTGCGTTAGTGAATGCCAACCCTTACGGCAACGGCACCTCTATATTCACGGCCAGCGGTGCTGCGGCGCGTAAATACCAGCATGAAATCGAGGTAGGCCAGGTCGGTATCAACGTGCCTATTCCTGTACCTCTGCCCTTCTTTTCTTTCACCGGATGGAAAGGCTCGTTCTATGGCGATCAACATGCCTATGGCAAGCAGGCGATTCGCTTCTACACCGAAACCAAGACCATTACGGCACGCTGGTTCGACAGTGATATTCCGGCTGGCGAGGCCAATATGACGATAAAACTGGGCTAA
- a CDS encoding MerR family DNA-binding transcriptional regulator has product MTKATWSINELSREFDITPRSIRFYEDEGLLFPTRRGQTRIYSKQDRVRLKLILRGKRLGFALAEIRELFVLYDATSQNNDKQLQAMIAKVHEKQAVLEQQLQDLKIVQEELRNAEIRCWNSMTESGRRKLEEELANETP; this is encoded by the coding sequence ATGACAAAAGCGACTTGGAGCATTAACGAGTTGTCGCGGGAGTTTGATATTACACCGCGCAGTATTCGCTTTTACGAAGACGAAGGGCTGTTGTTTCCCACCCGACGTGGGCAAACACGTATTTACAGCAAGCAAGATCGGGTGCGTTTGAAACTGATTTTGCGCGGTAAACGCCTAGGCTTTGCCTTGGCCGAAATACGCGAGTTGTTTGTACTGTACGACGCCACCAGTCAGAACAACGACAAACAGTTGCAAGCCATGATCGCCAAAGTGCATGAGAAGCAGGCGGTGCTGGAGCAACAACTACAGGATTTAAAGATTGTGCAGGAAGAACTGCGCAACGCCGAAATTCGCTGCTGGAATTCGATGACCGAAAGCGGGCGGCGCAAATTGGAAGAAGAATTGGCGAATGAAACCCCGTAG
- a CDS encoding isovaleryl-CoA dehydrogenase, with protein sequence MITPYKGLNFELGEMVDMVRDQVNAFAQQEIAPRATDIDHVNEFPNDLWRKFGDLGVLGITVSEEEGGAGMGYLAHVVVMEEISRASASVALSYGAHSNLCVNQIKRNGTPEQRAKYLPKLISGEHIGALAMSEPGAGSDVVSMKLRADKKGDHYVLNGNKMWITNGPDAHTYVVYAKTDPNGGSKGITAFIVERDYPGFERAQKLDKLGMRGSNTCELVFRDCKVPAENILGQEGRGAQVLMSGLDYERVVLAGGPLGIMQACMDIVVPYVHDRQQFGQSIGEFQLVQGKLADMYTTLNACRAYVYAVAKACDRGETTRKDAAGVILYAAEKATQMALDAIQLLGGNGYINEYPTGRLLRDAKLYEIGAGTSEIRRMLIGRELFTESK encoded by the coding sequence ATGATCACCCCATACAAAGGTCTGAACTTTGAACTCGGCGAAATGGTCGACATGGTGCGCGACCAAGTGAATGCTTTCGCCCAGCAAGAAATCGCCCCGCGCGCGACCGACATCGACCACGTCAATGAATTTCCGAACGACCTGTGGCGCAAATTTGGCGACCTCGGCGTGCTCGGCATCACCGTCTCTGAAGAAGAAGGCGGCGCGGGCATGGGTTATTTAGCGCACGTCGTTGTGATGGAAGAAATCAGCCGTGCTTCTGCCTCTGTTGCACTGTCGTATGGCGCGCACTCCAACCTGTGCGTGAACCAAATCAAGCGTAATGGCACGCCTGAGCAACGCGCGAAATATTTGCCCAAACTGATTTCCGGTGAGCATATAGGCGCTCTCGCCATGAGCGAACCCGGTGCAGGTTCCGACGTCGTCAGCATGAAGCTGCGTGCCGACAAAAAAGGCGACCACTATGTGCTGAATGGCAACAAAATGTGGATCACCAACGGCCCCGACGCCCATACCTATGTGGTGTACGCGAAAACCGACCCGAACGGCGGCTCGAAAGGCATTACCGCCTTCATCGTCGAACGTGATTACCCTGGTTTCGAACGCGCACAGAAACTCGACAAGCTAGGCATGCGCGGCTCCAACACCTGCGAACTGGTGTTCCGCGATTGCAAAGTACCCGCCGAAAACATTCTTGGCCAAGAAGGCCGTGGTGCTCAGGTACTTATGAGCGGCCTCGACTACGAGCGCGTAGTGTTGGCCGGTGGCCCATTGGGCATTATGCAAGCCTGCATGGACATCGTGGTGCCATACGTTCACGACCGTCAGCAGTTCGGTCAGTCCATCGGTGAGTTCCAGTTGGTGCAGGGCAAGTTGGCCGATATGTACACCACCTTGAATGCTTGTCGGGCCTATGTCTACGCCGTAGCCAAGGCGTGCGACCGGGGTGAAACCACACGCAAAGACGCCGCTGGCGTCATTCTTTATGCCGCTGAAAAAGCCACGCAAATGGCGCTGGACGCCATCCAGCTACTCGGCGGCAATGGCTACATCAACGAATACCCGACAGGGCGATTGCTTCGGGATGCCAAGCTCTATGAAATCGGTGCAGGCACCTCAGAAATTCGCCGGATGTTGATTGGGCGAGAACTGTTCACCGAGTCTAAATAG
- a CDS encoding carboxyl transferase domain-containing protein → MTQLTTQINTRTPEFLANDEAMQALVDDLHAKLEELKLGGGIKYQERHVSRGKLLARDRIRHLLDDGSPFLEIGQMAAYGMYDDNIACAGVVAGIGRVSGVECMIVANDATVKGGTYFPVTVKKHLRAQAIAAQNHLPCIYLVDSGGANLPQQDEVFPDREHFGRIFFNQANMSAEGIPQIAVVMGLCTAGGAYVPAMADESIIVKDQGTIFLAGPPLVKAATGEVVSAEELGGADVHTKVSGVADHYALNDEHALHLARRSVARLNRPKRVDIDKQPSVPPKYDPKELYGIVGADLRKPYDVREVIARVVDGSDFDEFKQLYGPTLVCGFARLYGYPVGIVANNGVLFSESAQKGAHFIELCAQRKIPLIFLQNITGFMVGKKYESEGIAKHGAKLVTAVSCAKVPKLSMIIGGSYGAGNYGLCGRAYDPNFLWMWPNARISVMGGEQAAGVMAQVKRDGMAARGETWTAEEEAAFKQPIQEQYETQGHPYYASARLWDDGIIDPAQTREVLGLGLSAALNKPIEETKFGVFRM, encoded by the coding sequence ATGACCCAACTGACGACCCAAATCAATACTCGAACGCCGGAGTTTTTGGCGAACGACGAAGCCATGCAAGCGCTGGTGGATGATCTGCACGCCAAGCTTGAAGAATTGAAACTCGGTGGCGGCATAAAGTATCAAGAGCGCCACGTATCGCGTGGAAAACTGCTGGCGCGTGACCGTATTCGTCATCTGTTGGATGATGGCTCGCCGTTTCTGGAAATTGGCCAGATGGCCGCTTATGGCATGTATGATGACAACATCGCCTGCGCGGGCGTGGTGGCCGGTATTGGTCGGGTCAGCGGCGTCGAATGTATGATCGTCGCCAATGACGCCACGGTAAAAGGCGGTACGTATTTCCCCGTGACGGTGAAAAAGCACCTACGCGCGCAAGCCATTGCCGCGCAAAACCATCTGCCGTGTATTTATCTGGTGGATTCCGGTGGCGCTAACTTGCCGCAACAAGATGAAGTCTTCCCCGACCGCGAACATTTCGGGCGTATCTTCTTCAATCAAGCCAATATGTCCGCCGAAGGCATACCGCAAATCGCCGTGGTCATGGGTTTGTGTACGGCGGGCGGTGCCTATGTGCCTGCCATGGCTGATGAATCCATCATCGTTAAAGACCAAGGGACTATCTTCTTGGCCGGGCCGCCGTTGGTAAAAGCCGCCACCGGTGAGGTGGTTTCCGCGGAAGAACTCGGCGGTGCCGACGTGCACACCAAGGTATCTGGTGTGGCTGACCATTACGCCTTGAACGATGAGCACGCCTTGCACCTCGCCCGGCGCAGCGTGGCACGCTTAAATAGACCTAAACGCGTGGACATCGACAAGCAACCCAGCGTACCGCCGAAGTACGACCCGAAAGAGCTGTACGGCATTGTCGGCGCTGACTTGCGTAAGCCGTACGACGTACGCGAAGTCATCGCGCGGGTGGTTGATGGATCTGATTTCGACGAATTTAAGCAGTTATACGGCCCAACTTTGGTTTGCGGTTTTGCACGTTTATACGGTTACCCTGTCGGTATCGTCGCCAATAATGGGGTTTTGTTCAGTGAGTCGGCGCAGAAAGGCGCACACTTCATCGAGCTGTGTGCACAGCGCAAAATCCCGCTGATTTTCCTGCAAAACATCACCGGCTTTATGGTCGGTAAGAAATACGAGTCAGAAGGCATCGCCAAGCACGGTGCCAAGCTGGTGACGGCGGTATCCTGCGCGAAAGTACCGAAGCTGTCGATGATCATCGGCGGTAGTTACGGTGCAGGTAATTACGGTTTGTGTGGTCGGGCGTACGATCCGAACTTTTTGTGGATGTGGCCAAATGCGCGCATTTCTGTCATGGGGGGCGAGCAGGCTGCCGGGGTGATGGCGCAGGTGAAGCGTGATGGTATGGCGGCGCGGGGTGAGACATGGACGGCAGAGGAAGAGGCTGCCTTCAAGCAGCCAATTCAGGAGCAATACGAGACGCAAGGTCATCCTTATTACGCGAGTGCGCGGTTATGGGACGATGGCATCATCGATCCAGCCCAAACCCGAGAGGTTCTAGGCCTCGGGCTTTCAGCAGCGCTGAACAAGCCCATCGAGGAGACTAAATTCGGCGTCTTCCGGATGTAG
- a CDS encoding enoyl-CoA hydratase-related protein, with amino-acid sequence MSDLLKSVDERGVLTLTMNRLEKSNAFDDGLIGLLNAALLDAAGDSNVKVVCLRGAGKHFSAGADLGWMQRMAKYSEAENQADAWQLAQLMNNLYRLPKPTVAVVQGAAYGGAVGLAACCDMVFASERASFCLSEVKVGLVPATISPFVIRAIGERQARRYFLSAEVIRADKALAIGLAHEVIAADALDQAVNEWCDAVLGNSAVAVAAAKQLIDDVAGADINEDLLRMTSERIAAIRVSPDGQARLKQFLER; translated from the coding sequence ATGAGTGACTTGCTGAAAAGTGTAGATGAAAGAGGGGTGCTGACCCTCACGATGAATCGGTTGGAAAAGAGCAATGCCTTTGATGATGGCTTAATTGGGTTGCTGAATGCCGCGCTGTTGGACGCTGCGGGTGATTCGAATGTCAAAGTTGTGTGCCTGCGAGGTGCTGGCAAACACTTCAGTGCTGGCGCTGACTTAGGTTGGATGCAACGCATGGCCAAGTACAGCGAAGCGGAAAATCAAGCGGATGCCTGGCAGCTCGCGCAGTTGATGAACAACCTGTATCGGCTGCCGAAACCGACGGTTGCCGTGGTGCAGGGGGCGGCTTATGGCGGTGCGGTGGGGCTGGCTGCGTGTTGCGACATGGTGTTTGCCAGCGAGCGTGCCAGCTTTTGTCTGAGCGAAGTGAAGGTCGGGCTGGTCCCCGCCACGATTTCGCCCTTTGTGATTCGAGCGATTGGAGAGCGCCAAGCGCGGCGGTATTTCTTGAGCGCGGAAGTGATTCGCGCCGACAAAGCGCTGGCCATTGGCTTGGCACACGAAGTGATTGCAGCGGATGCCTTAGACCAAGCGGTAAACGAATGGTGTGACGCGGTGCTGGGCAACAGCGCGGTAGCAGTGGCGGCAGCCAAGCAACTGATTGACGATGTAGCCGGTGCAGATATCAACGAAGACCTGCTGCGCATGACAAGTGAACGCATTGCTGCCATTCGCGTATCGCCAGACGGGCAAGCCCGCCTAAAACAGTTTCTTGAGCGCTAG